In a genomic window of uncultured Flavobacterium sp.:
- a CDS encoding heme-binding protein — protein MNITYNEASKALNASIEKANELNIPVSIAVVDNGGHLIVFARLDSVYGVIDFAVKKAKTAVMFGVNSEIMGTIVASSDIHGYGMLNSNGGLLTIPGGAVIKDVDGNIIGAVGSSGGTVEQDKEIAEAGAKSLA, from the coding sequence ATGAATATTACCTATAATGAAGCATCAAAAGCACTGAATGCTTCGATTGAAAAAGCAAATGAACTCAATATTCCTGTGAGTATTGCCGTGGTGGACAATGGCGGACATTTGATTGTATTTGCACGATTGGACAGTGTGTATGGCGTGATTGATTTCGCCGTAAAGAAAGCTAAAACTGCCGTAATGTTTGGTGTTAATAGCGAAATCATGGGCACTATCGTTGCAAGTTCAGACATTCATGGTTACGGAATGCTTAATTCTAATGGTGGGCTTTTGACGATTCCCGGAGGTGCTGTAATTAAAGATGTCGATGGAAACATCATTGGTGCAGTCGGCTCTTCGGGTGGAACGGTAGAACAAGATAAAGAAATTGCAGAAGCAGGAGCCAAATCGCTTGCATAA
- a CDS encoding amino acid adenylation domain-containing protein, translating into MDKNALSNNLYLVKKYWKKKIADRKQFLSVHGSQNQLPNVTIESSDLNYFNKLTNNNIIAQAAVLSAVYSFLLKRLLNEFDGYVVSGYAEESGSLLLSLPVDLNFSFKEYLQKVKLEILDTLRHSDYHSDYASETNNFNDLSVFSNYSIGINSLPHLVNNGVLFDVKINENKGIEINVSYLEDFVKKTVVQHLIKLFVQFIKNLENCIEIDLSHYELLSEEEKNQLLVDFNATDEIYPKEKTIVDLFEEQVTKTPDNSAVFFKESTLTYFVLNQRANQLANYISHKNAIKKGDIIGVFLPKSDAGIIALLAILKLGAVYLPIDTNYPKERIDYLIKDSGLKLLITDSPETLLTDDCETIALQSINFDDNNGENINTVISPNDLAYIIYTSGSTGQPKGVLIEHTSSINMSIDQIKSFEITKDDKVVWFASVAFDASISEIMMSLYSGGLLCIPTEEVIKDKDKFVSFLKETKATVVTFPPSYLGLLSEEDISGLRCIITAGESANSTKANAVLKSGIAYYNAYGPTECSVCATIYKLSENDFDKINIPIGKPISNSKIYILDEALKPLPIGVAGKIYISGTGVGRGYLNKPELTLEKFTANPFQKGERIYDTGDLGCWLADGNIEFLGRKDHQVKIRGYRVELGEIENTILQYSDTLKQVVVEVKENNHEKVLAAYLVGTEPINKSELKNFLQKALPDYLVPGFYITLDNLPLTPNGKIDRKALPDITSNDVIRRTYTAPRNETEKSLVLIWQEVLGIQKIGITDNFFDLGGHSLITGQVINRIHKQLGKSVSFKTFFTNPSIEQLSRQLQENNYLAIPKTPAANSYPLTASQKRLWILSQLDGATLAYNMPAAVKLNGIIDFQKFQKSFNLLIQRHEILRTYFKTNADEEVNQYILPAEEVNFKIGEKNYSLVENNKEFTADYLQNKNRQPFNLEQAPLIRASLIKLKKDEYVFFLSLHHIIGDGWSIELLISEVVKTYNALMQGKTISFPELDIQYKDYAVWLIEELHNEKYQQSKEYWLSQFAGELPVLDLPGSKARPLVQTYNGDSVTHQFSNAFLEKLKEFSKEHDVTLFMTLMAGINALLHSYTGQNDIILGTPIAGREHTDLENQMGLYLNTLAIRTQLKEENSFLDLVTQQKDILLSAYDHQNYPFDELVGKLNLKRDTSRSVLFDVLVVLQNQEQLNNLNNEELIDLEIGKFELKTKTSQFDVSFIFVETEGLDLRIEYNTDIYDGYLIERIFDHFENLISQTLKQPEKPINEIDYLTEKEKNHLLFELNQTAVEYPKDKTVLDLFEEQAAKTPDSIALVFEETKLTYKELDEQSNQLAAYLIKNYAIETDDLVGIILNRSERMIISIFGILKAAGAYVPMDVNYPQDRVDFITRDAKLKVNIDEIEFAKFKADQDSYSTKTIEREDLIDHLAYCIYTSGSTGNPKGVLNHHAGLYNRLLWMQSYLNVEENEVFLQKTPYTFDVSVWELILPFITGSTLVIAKPEGHKDTAYLQEIISKKQVSIVHFVPSMLGVFLLDADSEKCSSLSHIVCSGEELPALMAQECKEKIVQAKLHNLYGPTEAAIDVTAINLSEIDVIKEGVSIGKPIANTSIYIVNSLLGLQPFGVPGELLISGIQVARGYLNLPEQTKDRFIADPFREGYQVYRTGDIAQWKVDGSIHYMGRIDNQVKIRGNRIELGEVENAVMSYGGIQQAVAAPKELNGEKVLAAYYLLERGTTVDKAAIRTYLQEKLPEYMVPGFYIELETLPMTSSGKVDRKQLPGIAGDDLIRAEYVSPGNQTEEKLAEVWQDILGIEKVGITDNFFELGGDSIRALRILGKINKELNINYKLADIYALPTIERLLSIETERTTSEISNAVKAEVEAYFSTLEKEFNPYEFYEEKEFLHKTNNKDSEGLNAVAPFSQEKIVSIYPMSDIELGMLFGSIATRNKGVYHDQFVFPLPTSRFDKKSFVKAISVLVEKHEILRTAYNIERYSTPVHLVYEKIDFNLDYEDFSTNKQEEIFTAINDFMVNERTQNSFVTTEPGLWRMKIYKTAENEYSLLFQFHHAILDGWSVASLMTELNNIYLSVLDNEEPATEKLTLTYKDYVFEQSCIKKSDKYNVFWKENLSEYKKLDIFTEENFSKRHDFTIDSELYDSVIQFSQTHSLSLKTIAFAAYLATLKTLTYDGDVTVGLVTNGRPIQEDADKILGCFLNTVPFRIKETNETALSFVQKINELLNIQKQFERISLNELQTRFSINKKGENPFFDTHFNYIDFHIYNDLNGKNDEKVNEFRFADLNFEATNTFLDLNIRPSANAIKVSWNQQRTLKYGLTVAQLQEYYNNFLAVLVNSTNVVLKNESVLPNLEKQNLLYNLNQTTVEYPKDKTVLDLFEEQAAKTPDSIALVFEETKLTYKDLDEQSNQLASYLIKNYAIETDDLVGIILNRSERMIISIFGILKAAGAYVPMDVNYPQDRVDFITRDAKLKVNIDEIEFAKFKADQDSYSTKAIEREDLINHLAYCIYTSGSTGNPKGVLNHHAGLYNRLLWMQSYLKVEENEVFLQKTPYTFDVSVWELILPFITGSTLVIAKPEGHKDTAYLQEIISKKQVSIVHFVPSMLGVFLLDADSEKCSSLSHIVCSGEELPSLMAQECKEKIVQAKLHNLYGPTEAAIDVTAINLSEIDVIKEGVSIGKPIANTSIYIVNSLLGLQPFGVPGELLISGIQVARGYLNLPEQTKDRFIADPFREGYQVYRTGDIAQWKPDGSIYYMGRIDNQVKIRGNRIELGEVENAVMSYGGIQQAVAAPKELNGEKVLAAYYLLERGTTVDKAAIRTYLQGKLPEYMVPGFYIELETLPMTSSGKVDRKLLPGIAGDDLIRAEYVSPGNQTEEKLAEVWQDILGIEKVGITDNFFELGGTSFQLIKLQKMIELLWPDKMVISDLFEFNSIKDIAAFIHKDSDESSLEEKDEMKFFEI; encoded by the coding sequence ATGGATAAGAATGCATTGTCAAATAATCTTTATTTAGTTAAAAAATATTGGAAGAAAAAAATTGCTGATAGAAAGCAGTTTCTAAGTGTACATGGTAGTCAAAATCAACTGCCAAATGTTACTATCGAATCAAGCGATCTTAACTATTTTAATAAGCTTACCAATAATAATATTATAGCACAGGCTGCAGTGCTGAGTGCAGTATATTCTTTTTTATTGAAGAGGCTTCTCAACGAATTTGATGGTTACGTTGTTTCGGGATATGCTGAAGAATCTGGTTCTTTGCTTTTGTCACTTCCTGTAGATTTAAATTTTTCTTTTAAAGAATATCTTCAAAAAGTAAAGCTGGAAATTTTAGATACATTAAGACATTCAGATTATCATAGTGATTACGCATCTGAAACAAATAATTTCAATGATTTAAGTGTTTTTTCCAACTATAGCATTGGAATTAATTCATTACCACATTTAGTTAATAATGGTGTTTTATTTGATGTGAAAATTAATGAAAATAAGGGCATTGAAATTAACGTCTCTTATTTAGAAGATTTTGTAAAGAAAACAGTTGTACAGCACCTTATTAAACTGTTTGTACAGTTTATCAAAAATTTAGAAAATTGTATAGAAATTGATTTATCACATTATGAATTATTGTCTGAGGAGGAAAAAAATCAATTATTAGTAGATTTTAATGCAACAGATGAAATTTATCCAAAAGAAAAAACAATAGTTGATTTATTTGAGGAACAGGTGACAAAAACTCCTGATAATAGCGCTGTTTTTTTTAAAGAATCGACTTTAACTTATTTTGTATTAAACCAAAGAGCCAACCAGCTGGCTAATTATATTTCGCATAAAAATGCAATAAAAAAGGGAGATATTATAGGAGTCTTTTTACCTAAATCAGATGCTGGTATTATTGCTTTACTGGCAATATTAAAGTTAGGTGCAGTTTATTTACCTATTGATACCAATTACCCAAAGGAAAGAATCGACTACTTAATAAAGGATAGTGGATTAAAATTATTGATAACTGATAGTCCTGAAACGTTATTGACTGATGATTGCGAAACAATAGCTTTACAATCCATCAATTTTGATGACAATAATGGGGAGAATATCAATACAGTAATTTCACCAAACGATTTAGCTTATATTATTTATACGTCGGGTTCTACAGGACAGCCAAAAGGAGTGCTGATTGAGCATACCAGCAGCATAAATATGTCTATTGATCAGATTAAATCTTTTGAAATCACTAAAGATGATAAGGTGGTATGGTTTGCTTCTGTCGCTTTTGATGCCTCAATATCAGAGATTATGATGAGCTTGTACAGCGGTGGATTGTTATGTATTCCGACAGAAGAAGTTATAAAAGACAAGGACAAGTTTGTATCATTTCTAAAGGAAACTAAAGCTACAGTGGTCACTTTTCCTCCAAGTTATTTAGGATTATTATCTGAAGAAGATATTTCGGGACTTAGATGTATTATCACGGCAGGAGAATCGGCAAATTCAACCAAAGCAAATGCAGTTCTAAAATCAGGAATTGCTTACTACAATGCATACGGTCCGACAGAATGCTCGGTTTGTGCAACGATTTATAAGTTGTCTGAAAATGATTTTGATAAGATCAATATTCCAATTGGAAAACCAATTTCAAATAGTAAAATTTACATACTTGACGAAGCCTTAAAACCTTTACCGATAGGTGTTGCAGGAAAAATATATATATCTGGAACCGGTGTGGGTCGTGGTTATTTGAATAAGCCGGAACTTACCTTAGAGAAATTTACAGCAAATCCGTTTCAGAAAGGAGAACGCATTTACGATACAGGCGATTTAGGATGTTGGTTAGCGGATGGAAATATTGAGTTTCTAGGAAGAAAAGATCATCAGGTAAAGATAAGAGGCTACAGAGTAGAATTAGGCGAAATTGAAAATACAATTTTACAATATTCGGATACTTTAAAACAAGTGGTTGTTGAAGTAAAAGAAAACAATCACGAAAAAGTTCTAGCTGCGTATCTGGTAGGAACTGAGCCAATAAACAAATCTGAACTGAAAAATTTTCTGCAAAAGGCGCTTCCTGACTATTTGGTACCGGGATTTTATATAACATTAGATAATCTGCCTTTGACCCCAAATGGTAAAATAGACAGAAAAGCCCTGCCGGATATTACAAGCAACGATGTTATAAGAAGAACGTATACTGCGCCAAGAAATGAAACAGAAAAAAGTCTTGTTTTAATATGGCAGGAAGTTCTTGGAATTCAAAAAATAGGCATAACCGATAATTTCTTTGATTTAGGCGGACACAGTTTAATTACCGGACAAGTAATCAATAGAATCCATAAACAATTAGGAAAATCAGTTTCGTTTAAAACATTTTTTACAAATCCAAGCATTGAGCAGTTAAGCAGACAATTGCAGGAGAATAATTATCTGGCAATTCCTAAAACTCCTGCTGCAAATTCGTATCCCTTAACGGCATCACAAAAAAGATTGTGGATTTTGAGCCAGCTTGACGGAGCAACATTAGCATACAATATGCCAGCCGCGGTAAAATTAAACGGAATTATTGATTTTCAAAAATTTCAGAAATCCTTTAATCTCTTGATTCAGCGTCATGAAATATTAAGAACTTATTTTAAAACAAACGCTGACGAAGAAGTTAATCAATATATACTTCCGGCAGAAGAAGTAAACTTTAAGATCGGAGAGAAAAATTATAGTTTGGTTGAAAATAATAAGGAATTTACAGCTGATTATTTGCAAAATAAAAATAGACAGCCTTTTAATTTAGAACAAGCGCCGTTAATTAGAGCTTCGTTAATCAAACTAAAAAAAGACGAATATGTTTTTTTCTTGTCTCTGCATCACATCATTGGCGATGGCTGGTCGATCGAATTATTAATATCCGAAGTAGTAAAAACGTACAATGCACTAATGCAGGGAAAAACAATTAGTTTTCCGGAATTAGACATTCAGTATAAAGATTATGCAGTCTGGCTGATTGAAGAACTGCATAATGAAAAGTATCAGCAGTCAAAAGAATATTGGTTATCGCAATTTGCGGGAGAATTACCAGTATTAGATTTACCTGGTTCTAAGGCACGCCCATTGGTACAAACCTATAATGGCGATAGTGTAACACATCAGTTTTCCAATGCATTTTTAGAGAAATTAAAGGAATTTTCAAAAGAGCATGATGTTACTTTGTTTATGACTTTAATGGCCGGTATAAATGCTTTGCTGCATAGCTATACAGGTCAGAACGACATCATACTTGGAACTCCAATTGCAGGCAGAGAGCATACTGATTTAGAAAATCAAATGGGATTATATCTAAATACGCTTGCTATTCGTACTCAGTTAAAAGAAGAAAACAGTTTTCTTGACCTTGTAACGCAGCAAAAAGACATCTTATTAAGTGCTTATGATCATCAAAATTATCCATTTGATGAATTAGTGGGAAAACTGAATTTAAAAAGAGATACAAGCCGTTCTGTTTTATTTGATGTTTTAGTAGTGCTGCAAAACCAGGAACAGCTCAATAACCTTAATAACGAGGAACTAATTGATCTGGAAATCGGAAAATTTGAGTTAAAGACAAAAACATCACAGTTTGACGTTAGTTTTATTTTCGTAGAAACAGAAGGATTAGACCTTAGAATTGAATACAATACAGATATCTATGACGGTTATTTGATTGAAAGAATTTTTGACCACTTCGAAAATCTAATCAGCCAGACATTAAAACAGCCTGAAAAGCCAATTAATGAAATAGATTATTTAACAGAAAAGGAAAAGAACCATCTTTTATTTGAACTTAACCAAACAGCAGTCGAATATCCAAAAGATAAAACGGTTCTGGATTTATTTGAAGAACAAGCTGCAAAAACTCCAGATAGTATTGCTCTTGTTTTCGAAGAAACAAAACTGACCTATAAAGAGTTAGATGAACAATCGAATCAATTAGCAGCTTATTTGATTAAAAATTATGCTATTGAAACCGATGATTTAGTTGGAATCATACTCAACAGAAGCGAGCGAATGATAATTTCCATTTTTGGAATATTAAAAGCCGCAGGAGCTTATGTGCCAATGGATGTAAATTATCCTCAGGATAGAGTTGATTTTATAACGCGTGATGCGAAGCTTAAAGTTAATATTGATGAGATTGAGTTTGCAAAATTTAAAGCAGATCAGGATTCATACAGCACAAAAACAATCGAGCGTGAAGATTTAATAGACCATCTGGCTTATTGTATTTACACTTCAGGATCTACAGGAAACCCAAAAGGAGTATTGAACCATCATGCCGGTCTGTACAATCGTCTTTTATGGATGCAGTCGTATCTGAACGTAGAAGAAAATGAAGTTTTTCTTCAAAAAACACCTTATACATTTGACGTTTCGGTTTGGGAATTAATCCTTCCTTTTATTACCGGAAGCACCCTTGTCATAGCAAAACCGGAAGGTCATAAAGATACGGCGTACCTACAGGAAATAATCAGTAAAAAACAAGTTTCTATCGTGCATTTTGTGCCTTCGATGTTAGGTGTTTTCCTTTTGGATGCCGATAGCGAAAAATGCAGCAGTTTGTCGCATATTGTCTGCAGCGGCGAAGAACTTCCTGCGCTGATGGCTCAGGAATGCAAAGAAAAAATCGTACAGGCAAAACTTCACAATCTATACGGTCCAACAGAAGCCGCAATTGATGTAACAGCGATAAACTTAAGTGAAATAGATGTAATAAAAGAAGGTGTAAGTATTGGTAAACCCATAGCCAACACTAGTATCTATATCGTTAACAGTTTGCTTGGACTACAGCCTTTTGGCGTTCCGGGAGAACTTTTAATCTCGGGAATTCAGGTTGCAAGAGGTTATTTAAACCTTCCAGAACAGACAAAAGACCGTTTTATAGCCGATCCTTTTAGAGAAGGTTATCAAGTTTATCGCACCGGAGATATTGCCCAATGGAAAGTCGACGGTTCTATTCATTACATGGGAAGAATTGATAATCAGGTAAAAATAAGAGGAAACAGAATTGAACTTGGAGAAGTAGAAAATGCAGTGATGTCTTATGGCGGAATTCAGCAGGCAGTAGCGGCTCCAAAAGAATTAAACGGAGAAAAAGTTTTGGCGGCTTATTATCTTTTAGAAAGAGGAACTACAGTAGACAAAGCTGCAATACGAACCTATCTGCAGGAAAAACTGCCTGAATATATGGTTCCGGGCTTTTATATAGAACTGGAGACTTTACCGATGACTTCAAGCGGAAAAGTCGACAGAAAACAGCTTCCGGGCATTGCGGGCGATGATCTTATTCGTGCAGAATATGTATCGCCTGGAAATCAGACAGAAGAAAAACTGGCCGAAGTCTGGCAGGATATTTTGGGAATTGAAAAAGTGGGAATTACTGATAACTTTTTTGAATTAGGAGGCGATTCTATACGAGCTCTACGAATTTTAGGGAAAATTAATAAAGAGCTTAACATCAATTATAAGTTGGCCGATATTTATGCGTTGCCAACGATTGAAAGGTTATTATCTATAGAAACAGAACGAACAACAAGTGAGATTTCAAATGCTGTAAAAGCAGAAGTTGAAGCCTATTTTAGTACCTTAGAAAAAGAATTTAATCCGTATGAATTTTATGAAGAAAAAGAATTCCTTCATAAAACTAACAATAAAGATTCTGAAGGTTTAAATGCTGTTGCGCCATTCTCACAGGAAAAAATAGTTTCTATTTATCCTATGAGTGATATAGAATTAGGAATGCTTTTCGGTTCTATTGCAACCAGAAACAAAGGTGTATATCACGATCAGTTTGTTTTTCCGCTGCCAACTTCACGATTTGACAAAAAATCATTTGTTAAAGCCATTTCGGTTTTAGTTGAAAAACATGAAATTCTTAGAACAGCGTATAATATTGAAAGATATAGTACACCAGTCCATCTTGTTTATGAAAAAATAGATTTCAATTTAGATTATGAAGATTTTTCGACAAATAAACAGGAAGAAATTTTTACTGCCATAAACGACTTTATGGTCAATGAGAGAACGCAAAATTCTTTCGTTACAACTGAGCCGGGTTTATGGAGAATGAAAATTTACAAAACTGCTGAAAATGAATACAGCCTTCTTTTTCAATTTCATCATGCAATATTGGATGGATGGAGTGTGGCTTCATTAATGACAGAATTAAACAATATTTATCTTTCTGTTTTAGATAATGAGGAACCTGCCACAGAAAAATTAACGCTTACTTATAAAGATTATGTTTTTGAACAAAGCTGTATTAAGAAAAGTGATAAATACAATGTTTTTTGGAAAGAAAATCTAAGCGAATACAAAAAGCTGGACATTTTTACAGAAGAGAATTTTTCAAAAAGACATGATTTTACAATAGATAGCGAACTCTATGATTCGGTAATACAATTTAGCCAGACACATAGTTTAAGTTTAAAAACAATAGCTTTTGCCGCTTATTTAGCTACTTTAAAAACCCTGACTTACGATGGAGATGTAACGGTAGGTTTGGTCACAAATGGCAGGCCTATTCAGGAAGATGCAGATAAAATATTAGGCTGTTTCCTGAATACAGTTCCTTTTAGAATTAAGGAAACAAATGAAACGGCACTGTCATTTGTACAAAAAATTAATGAATTGCTGAATATTCAAAAACAGTTTGAAAGAATTAGTTTGAATGAATTGCAAACCCGTTTTTCAATTAATAAAAAGGGAGAAAATCCATTTTTTGACACTCATTTTAATTATATCGATTTTCACATTTACAATGATCTTAATGGGAAGAATGACGAAAAAGTGAATGAATTTAGATTTGCCGACCTCAATTTTGAAGCAACAAATACATTTTTGGATTTAAATATTCGTCCGTCTGCAAATGCTATAAAAGTATCATGGAATCAGCAGAGAACTTTAAAATACGGATTAACAGTAGCGCAATTGCAGGAGTACTACAATAACTTTTTAGCTGTGCTGGTAAATTCCACGAATGTTGTTTTAAAAAATGAATCAGTTTTACCAAATCTGGAGAAACAAAATTTACTTTATAATCTCAACCAAACAACAGTAGAATATCCAAAAGATAAAACTGTTCTGGATTTATTTGAAGAACAAGCTGCAAAAACTCCCGATAGTATTGCCCTTGTTTTCGAAGAAACAAAACTGACCTATAAAGATTTAGATGAACAATCGAATCAATTAGCATCTTATTTGATTAAAAATTATGCCATTGAAACCGATGATTTAGTTGGAATCATACTCAACAGAAGCGAGCGAATGATAATTTCCATTTTTGGAATATTAAAAGCTGCAGGAGCTTATGTGCCAATGGATGTAAATTATCCTCAGGATAGAGTTGATTTTATAACGCGTGATGCAAAGCTTAAAGTTAATATTGATGAGATTGAGTTTGCAAAATTTAAAGCAGATCAGGATTCATACAGCACAAAAGCAATCGAGCGTGAAGATTTAATAAACCATCTGGCTTATTGTATTTACACTTCAGGATCTACAGGAAACCCGAAAGGCGTATTGAACCATCATGCCGGTTTGTACAATCGTCTGTTATGGATGCAGTCGTATCTGAAAGTAGAAGAAAACGAAGTTTTTCTTCAAAAAACACCTTATACATTTGATGTTTCGGTTTGGGAATTAATCCTTCCTTTTATTACCGGAAGCACTCTTGTCATAGCAAAACCAGAAGGCCATAAAGATACAGCGTACCTGCAGGAAATAATCAGTAAAAAACAAGTTTCTATCGTGCATTTTGTGCCTTCGATGTTAGGCGTTTTCCTTTTGGATGCCGACAGCGAAAAATGCAGCAGTTTGTCACATATTGTCTGCAGCGGCGAAGAACTTCCTTCGCTGATGGCTCAGGAATGCAAAGAAAAAATCGTGCAGGCAAAACTTCACAATCTATACGGTCCAACAGAAGCCGCAATTGATGTAACAGCGATAAACTTAAGCGAAATAGATGTAATAAAAGAAGGTGTAAGTATTGGTAAACCCATAGCCAACACCAGTATATATATCGTTAACAGTTTGCTTGGGCTGCAGCCTTTTGGCGTTCCGGGAGAACTTTTAATCTCAGGAATTCAGGTTGCAAGAGGTTATTTAAACCTTCCAGAACAGACAAAAGACCGTTTTATAGCCGATCCTTTTAGAGAAGGTTATCAAGTTTATCGCACCGGAGATATTGCCCAATGGAAACCCGACGGTTCTATTTATTATATGGGAAGAATTGATAATCAGGTAAAAATAAGAGGAAACAGAATTGAACTTGGAGAAGTAGAAAATGCAGTGATGTCTTATGGCGGAATTCAGCAGGCAGTAGCAGCTCCAAAAGAATTAAACGGAGAAAAAGTTCTGGCGGCTTATTACCTTTTAGAAAGAGGAACTACAGTAGACAAAGCTGCAATACGAACCTATCTGCAGGGAAAACTACCAGAATATATGGTTCCGGGCTTTTATATAGAACTGGAGACTTTACCGATGACTTCAAGCGGAAAAGTCGACAGAAAACTGCTTCCGGGCATTGCGGGCGATGATCTTATTCGTGCAGAATATGTATCGCCTGGAAATCAAACAGAAGAAAAACTGGCCGAAGTCTGGCAGGATATTCTGGGAATTGAAAAAGTGGGAATTACCGATAATTTCTTTGAGTTGGGAGGCACTTCTTTTCAGCTTATCAAATTGCAAAAAATGATTGAATTATTGTGGCCTGATAAAATGGTTATCTCAGATTTATTTGAATTTAATTCGATCAAAGATATAGCAGCTTTTATTCATAAAGACTCAGATGAAAGCAGCTTAGAAGAAAAAGACGAGATGAAATTTTTTGAAATATAA
- a CDS encoding SDR family oxidoreductase, with product MSKTILITGAASGFGKIAAFDLAKKGHKVIATAEVYPQMSDLIREAKDSGIELIADKLDVTDSRDIEYIINKYEIDILISNAGIMEGGPIAEQPLDLVRYMFDVNVFGGLQLAQGFIKKWVNQKKAAKIVFTTSMGGLWTVPYVAAYCASKHAMESIAEGLKTELAQFNIKIATCNPGVFGTGFNDRGVDSIFRWYNPEKNFTPPTAFDGAADSLKDQLDPQSMADTIVNVALDENSNFRNVHPKETEDFVKQLQAEAWIAKS from the coding sequence ATGAGCAAAACAATTTTAATTACAGGAGCTGCAAGTGGTTTTGGAAAAATCGCTGCATTTGACCTAGCAAAAAAAGGCCACAAAGTTATCGCAACGGCAGAAGTTTATCCGCAAATGAGTGATTTGATTCGTGAAGCTAAAGATTCAGGTATCGAATTAATTGCTGATAAATTAGATGTAACAGATTCCCGTGACATTGAATACATCATTAACAAATATGAAATTGATATTCTCATCAGCAATGCGGGAATTATGGAAGGCGGACCAATCGCGGAACAGCCTTTGGATTTAGTACGTTATATGTTTGATGTCAATGTTTTTGGCGGGCTTCAATTAGCACAAGGATTTATCAAAAAATGGGTGAATCAGAAAAAAGCCGCCAAAATCGTATTCACCACGTCAATGGGTGGTCTTTGGACTGTTCCTTATGTTGCGGCTTATTGTGCTTCCAAACACGCTATGGAATCCATTGCCGAAGGATTGAAAACTGAATTGGCACAATTTAACATCAAAATTGCTACATGTAATCCAGGAGTTTTTGGTACAGGGTTTAACGATCGTGGCGTAGATTCTATTTTCCGTTGGTACAATCCGGAGAAAAATTTCACACCACCAACTGCATTTGATGGAGCGGCTGATTCACTGAAAGATCAGTTAGATCCGCAATCAATGGCAGATACAATTGTGAATGTTGCTTTAGATGAAAATTCAAATTTCAGAAATGTGCATCCGAAAGAAACAGAAGATTTTGTAAAACAATTACAAGCAGAAGCCTGGATAGCAAAAAGTTAA
- a CDS encoding AraC family transcriptional regulator — MAESSEIIFDKLVYSCAFEKYRGHEEFIPEHFLGFQLSGETHAFYADGNTVITENQILLVRKNQLIRTVKYPGKSGKYQFISISLDSEILRQYALENKIIGEHSNKNKQKLFFEPDEFLNAYFLSLSPYINKTKEATPKLANLKIREAIELILQSNPDLKDVLFDFSEPYKIDLEEFMNQNYMFNVSVETFARLTGRSASGFKRDFAKTFNTTPKQWLRERRLDEAMYRIKQKKEKPADFYLDLGFENLSHFYYTFKQKFGLTTTEI, encoded by the coding sequence ATGGCAGAAAGTAGCGAAATCATATTCGATAAATTGGTGTATTCCTGTGCATTTGAAAAATACAGAGGACACGAAGAGTTTATACCTGAGCATTTTCTGGGATTTCAATTGTCCGGAGAAACCCACGCTTTTTATGCGGATGGTAATACCGTTATTACCGAAAATCAGATTTTGCTGGTTAGAAAAAATCAACTCATTCGTACGGTTAAATATCCCGGAAAATCCGGAAAATATCAGTTTATTTCAATTTCGTTAGACAGTGAAATTCTTCGCCAGTATGCATTAGAAAATAAAATAATCGGTGAACATAGTAATAAGAACAAACAAAAATTATTTTTTGAACCCGATGAATTTCTGAATGCCTATTTTCTTTCGCTTAGTCCATATATTAACAAAACTAAAGAAGCTACACCTAAATTGGCAAACCTAAAAATCAGGGAAGCTATTGAATTAATACTTCAAAGCAACCCTGATTTAAAAGATGTTTTATTTGATTTTTCCGAACCTTACAAAATAGATTTAGAAGAATTTATGAATCAAAATTATATGTTTAACGTTTCGGTTGAAACATTTGCAAGGCTTACAGGAAGAAGTGCTTCAGGATTCAAACGGGATTTTGCGAAAACATTCAACACGACACCCAAACAATGGTTAAGAGAAAGGCGTTTGGACGAAGCAATGTACCGCATCAAACAAAAAAAGGAAAAACCTGCGGATTTTTATCTCGATTTAGGGTTTGAAAACCTATCACATTTTTACTATACTTTCAAGCAAAAGTTTGGACTTACGACTACCGAAATATAA